The Ricinus communis isolate WT05 ecotype wild-type chromosome 8, ASM1957865v1, whole genome shotgun sequence sequence agttattttttttcttatttttttagttgtttttagattgctttttcaaaaacaactaaaaataataaaaatcataattaaaaaaaattgttaaaaatcattttttttaatattttaatatagtgaaaataaaaaaaaaatcataaatttgataaaaaaaaaacaaagaagattacttatgttatttttcctttttttctttagagaAGGCCCAAAgaccaaaattttaaaattttatttgtaaggCTAAATGATTAGAATATGAAGGATatctttatgatattttagCAGGCCCATGTATTTTGCTACTTGGTATTATTAGCTAGTGAACTGAAATGAATAATTGGCAAAAAGGCCCATATTTTAGTTGCTTCATGGAATTACTTTGCTAGTGTGGTGTGACTTTTAAGAGTACCAAAATAATTGAAGATGGGCCATTAAAGGTTTACTTAATGGATGATGTTTTAGCAGTAAACTCAAGAAATTGGCATTTGGCAGGCAGGCAGCCTGGGAcccctttttatttcttaatattattttttttcttgaagaCAAAACGAAAACCTGCCCTGACCAGTGACCGCATGTGAAAAGTAGACTGCCATCTTCATTATAATGGTGAAATCTTACCACCACGTGGTTACCAGGGCTAGCTAGACAGTGCAATGTAACTTCACTTTCAATTGAATAACATCATGAAAATTCGAAATAATAGCATAAATATCATGAAGTTCAAAATTATATCTAGCCCCATGTTGCTCAAAACAAAAGTTCATCATCTAAACTACCTGGTAGGTTAGTACATTTTGATGGTTCGATTTTACTAATCCAACAAGCACAAGCTGAACatgacaaagaaaaaaagtaaattgaacattggataatttcttagacagaaaaaaaagaaaagaatcaaaTCTCCAACTGAGTGATCAAAGTATAAAATGtcctaataaaatgataacCACAAAAGAAGATCAAAGACCCACGTAATCAAATGTTTGTACTTGTGTTTATacaaatgagaaagaaaattcttaaattaatcATAATGTAAAGGATTAATTGTGGCGTTGGATCCATCATATCTACTGATTCAATTGCTTGTTCAATCATATTCTAAAACTCCCATACGTATTGGCATGTGATCATTGAAAGTTTTTCACAAAGGCGAGCATGTTGGTAAGATTTGTAAGAGTATCATTGAAAATTTTGTCAATTATGGTAACCCTCACATTTTAAAATCCTTCACACTTTTTATTGCTGCTACTCTAAGCAAACTAGTTGCTATTACATCTCTCCCCACTGATTTACTccttttcttacttttcttttttgttttgctgaattaaaattaagtcgCTAACCACCGTTTGTACCAACTTATATGAACATTATACCTAATTCATCATCCCCAAACCATAATAAAAACCCTCTTCACACTACCAACAAATGTGTCACTGCAAAGATGAAGCAACAAAATTGTCCCTTTTCATTGTCactttttatcttcttctttctcattcAGTGCATCATATCTCTAGCTCAATCACCTGCTCCTGCTCCTTCGCCTCGAGGTCCTACTAATGTTATCAAGATCTTGAAAAAGGCCGGCGAGTTCAAGGTCTTTATCCGTCTCTTGAAGACTACCCAGTTAGATAGCAACTTGAATTCTCAGCTTGGCAATACAAACAATGGCTTGACAATCTTCGCACCTAGTGATGCTGCATTTGCAAGCCTAAAGACACGTACTCTTAGCAGACAAGAAAAGGTCGAGTTGGCTCAGTTTCATATCGTCCCAACATTTATCCCAGCTACCCAATTCGATACTGTCACTAACCCTTTGAGAACACATGCTGGATCAGGCAATCGGTTCCAGTTTAATGTCACCACAAATGGTAATTTAGTGAATATAACTACAGGGCTTACTAATACTACTATATCCGACACCGTATACACAGATGGTCATCTTGCTATATATAAGGTCGATAAAGTGTTGCTTCCGTTGGATATATTTACTACTCAGCCTCCGGCAGCCGCCCCAGCACCAGCAGTAACAAAGACTAAAGAGGAGAGTGCTGCTGCTAACGATGATGATGACGACAGTGATGTTAAAAAGGATAAATCTGGCGCAGTGAGTTTGGCAACGGATTATAATTTGGTGTTATTTGGGGTGATTGGTATAGTTGCTGTGACGTTTTCATTGTGACAATTTTGTTGATGCTGTATATCATGTAAGGTGGGTTGTGAGGTCAATTGTGtatgatttttcttaattaaatcaattggaTTGGGATGGTGGTGATGGGAAGATGGTGAGTGTTTTTCAAGAATCGTCATATgtattgttattaattaaatccttAAATTTTTGTGGGTTAAGATTAAATCTTTAAAGTTAATTTCtattcttttgtgttttttttttataattatttctattcttttgTATTATTTCAGTGTTAATGGGTTGATAATGTACATATAAGGTCGATCATTATTGCTTTTTACATGGTCAACCCATTATGTACATTTAAGGTCAATGATCATTGCTTTCTATATGGCACTTGTCTAATGCACCATTTGATGCACCGGATTTGTAATTCTCTTATTCTATACTAAttgtcttttctttaaattaaattttttttaattatttgtaacttttatgtatttaatgtaatattatttttttattttatcattatattaaaataggtataataaattttataatatctataaaaaaaagtaaaaaacataaaatgacaatagaaaagatattaagatatttgataaaaaaaattaaaaaaccaTTAAAACAAGAGTAAATAAGTGATTCCACATttctttaaagaataaaatgaaataaatataaaggcAATGATATGTAAAGGTAATACATAtacttatataatatatgttaataattttacagtttttatatattacttATAGAACTTGTATgcattaaaagataaaaatattcttataaatatatcaccaatatatattatttatgaccaataaaataaattttattgatataatatttatattatatttagttgaatctataaattttacgAATCTCAATTAAATAAAGTGATAATGCGAAAGTGTTTTACAATTTTTGAGTTAATAAAACAGTAATTCTAAAGCCAACATTTCATGAAAAAATATGCACTGtatttattaaagtaaaaaagaatagaaCGCTGAAAAAGGGATAATTTGTACAGTtactatctctctctctctctctcttactatctctctctctctctctctctctttcagttcagagaaaaagaataaaatctcCACATCAATCTTCAGGGGAAAaggtttttcatttttcttctcttttggCAGTGGTATTATATGTCGGATTCTGGccattatataataattacattttCTCATGTGGTTAAAGATTGGTCTAAATCAAGCACATCATTTGTACATTAAGCTACTAGACTCGAACCTTCTAGTGTTATCGTTTGAGTAATAGGGGGAGAAAAGGTCCCAGAGAATTAGTCATAATCCTCTGACTAGGGGAAATGACATGCTCTTAGAACATTGGAGATCTTAATGATCCCCTTAAACAATTAGAGGCTAAATTTCTAATTGTTAAATCTTGATTGGCCCTAAGAAACAGTTGTAGATGATAGTGCACAAACAGTTACCAAAAAGAATGGATGGTTGGCAATTGATTAATAACAAAGATTTATGCGAGTTGGGATATATTTAGGTATTGTATAACAATTAAGTTGTGGATCATAATAGAAATATGCTAATttatgtagaattttatatagtaTGCTAATTTAGTAGGTAAATTACAATATGGGACTCAGTTCATAAAGCTATGTTATCTAATctagatatatatatgtataagaTGCTGACGCGCGTCAGATATTGATgtgtatttaaaaaaaaattatattcattaagtTTGTACTAgatgtttattaatttatttttattaaacatgtgttaaatatttattgtgcAAACATTAAATCTTGATtgtttattaacttaattttgtaaaaaatatatgtgtactactatataaatatttgtagtataattttaacttaatttctttttttgtttactaACTGTGTAAGGACGATTTACGTTACGTTATGTtgacattatatatatatgtttgaatgaattaataaatatgatttttgttaattacaaatatctattaacaaattaatgaatattatgtttatagatgatgaatgtttatatgaattataaaattttcaatatgcataacaaaaataatgacaatttttagaaataatttaaaaatattaatgaacGTTCTttgtcacgggcccacgggcacgaccccacccgtgggcccgtgaccggcactagggaatgggtaggcgtaaggccaccgaaacccgtagtaagcctgacactcactgacttaaacaaatctcttcttaaatttatattattaaagccacaaattatcttaatagctacattctacataaatacttcggtctgccagaaaaattaggcgagacccgaaactcataaaattt is a genomic window containing:
- the LOC8279886 gene encoding fasciclin-like arabinogalactan protein 12; protein product: MKQQNCPFSLSLFIFFFLIQCIISLAQSPAPAPSPRGPTNVIKILKKAGEFKVFIRLLKTTQLDSNLNSQLGNTNNGLTIFAPSDAAFASLKTRTLSRQEKVELAQFHIVPTFIPATQFDTVTNPLRTHAGSGNRFQFNVTTNGNLVNITTGLTNTTISDTVYTDGHLAIYKVDKVLLPLDIFTTQPPAAAPAPAVTKTKEESAAANDDDDDSDVKKDKSGAVSLATDYNLVLFGVIGIVAVTFSL